From the Stenotrophomonas bentonitica genome, one window contains:
- a CDS encoding response regulator, which yields MTIRILTVDDHPLIRQGIASMLEVETDMAVVGEASDANEGLEQFRRLLPDVALVDLQMPGVGGIEMTRRLRAEFPSARVVILTTYRGDANAREALAAGACGYLLKSSLRGELIDAVRRVAQGKRCLSAEISEEIAQHLGEEALTSRELSILSALAQGWENKRIANTLGISAETVKSHLARIFEKIGARNRTEAIHIALRRGLVRLEE from the coding sequence ATGACCATCCGCATCCTCACCGTCGACGACCACCCGCTGATCCGCCAGGGCATCGCTTCGATGCTGGAGGTGGAGACGGACATGGCCGTGGTCGGCGAGGCTTCCGATGCCAATGAGGGGCTCGAACAGTTCCGGCGCCTGCTGCCGGACGTGGCGCTGGTGGACCTGCAGATGCCCGGCGTTGGCGGGATCGAGATGACCCGCCGGCTGCGCGCGGAGTTTCCCAGCGCGCGGGTGGTGATCCTCACCACGTACCGCGGCGATGCCAATGCGCGCGAGGCGCTGGCGGCAGGTGCCTGCGGGTACCTGCTTAAGAGCTCGCTGCGCGGCGAGCTGATCGACGCGGTGCGCCGCGTGGCGCAGGGCAAGCGCTGCCTGTCGGCGGAGATCTCCGAAGAGATCGCGCAGCACCTGGGCGAGGAAGCGCTGACCTCGCGCGAGCTATCCATCCTCTCGGCGCTGGCGCAGGGCTGGGAGAACAAGCGCATCGCGAACACGCTGGGCATTTCCGCCGAGACTGTGAAGTCGCACCTGGCGCGCATCTTCGAGAAGATCGGCGCGCGCAACCGAACCGAGGCGATCCACATCGCGTTGCGTCGCGGGCTGGTGCGGCTGGAAGAGTAG
- a CDS encoding DUF4279 domain-containing protein — MGAFNSSLVTLRFFGDDLVPEQVSALLGARPTVSYLKGQERVGSHTGTVLVAKTGSWRLSAVDRKPEDLDAQIFEVLEQLTQDLTVWDSLARYRPDLYCGLFMGSGNDGTSLSAEALLAMGLRGISLGLEIYDFDEE, encoded by the coding sequence ATGGGCGCATTCAATAGTTCTCTCGTCACTCTCCGATTCTTCGGGGACGATCTTGTGCCCGAACAGGTCAGCGCCCTGCTAGGTGCGCGCCCCACCGTGTCGTACCTAAAGGGTCAGGAGCGCGTAGGCAGCCATACCGGCACCGTCCTCGTTGCCAAAACCGGCAGCTGGCGGCTCAGTGCGGTCGATCGCAAGCCTGAGGACCTGGATGCGCAGATCTTCGAGGTCCTGGAGCAACTAACGCAGGATCTCACCGTCTGGGACTCACTGGCGCGGTATCGGCCCGACCTTTACTGCGGCCTTTTCATGGGCAGCGGCAACGACGGTACATCGCTTTCAGCAGAAGCCCTGCTCGCCATGGGGCTGCGTGGTATTTCCCTCGGCCTGGAAATCTATGATTTCGATGAAGAGTAG
- a CDS encoding alpha/beta fold hydrolase, which translates to MSLFTTQDGTSLYYKDWGSGPVVSFSHGWPLNADAWEAQMFFLASNGYRCIAHDRRGHGRSSQPWHGDDMDTYADDLAQLFEHLDVRDVTMVGHSTGGGEVARYIGRHGTARVAKAVLMGAVPPIMLKTAVNPEGLPIEVFDGFRAAYLADRAQFFLDVATGPFFGFNRPGAKVSEGLIRSWWNQGMQSGHKNAYDCIKAFSETDFTDDLGRFDVPTLIIHGDDDQIVPIKAAALRSAKLIKGAQLKIYPGGGHSLGDTAKDQLNQDLLAFLKS; encoded by the coding sequence ATGAGCCTGTTCACCACCCAAGACGGCACCTCCCTCTACTACAAGGACTGGGGCAGTGGCCCCGTGGTGTCCTTCAGCCATGGCTGGCCGCTCAACGCCGATGCGTGGGAAGCGCAGATGTTCTTCCTGGCCAGCAACGGCTATCGCTGCATCGCGCACGACCGGCGCGGCCACGGCCGCTCCAGCCAGCCGTGGCACGGCGACGACATGGACACCTACGCCGATGATCTCGCGCAGCTGTTCGAGCATCTGGACGTGCGTGACGTAACGATGGTCGGCCATTCCACCGGCGGCGGCGAAGTGGCCCGCTACATCGGCCGGCATGGCACCGCGCGCGTGGCCAAGGCGGTGCTGATGGGCGCGGTGCCGCCGATCATGCTCAAGACCGCCGTCAACCCCGAAGGCCTGCCGATCGAGGTGTTCGACGGATTCCGCGCGGCCTACCTGGCCGACCGTGCGCAGTTCTTCCTGGACGTGGCCACCGGCCCGTTCTTCGGCTTCAACCGGCCCGGCGCGAAGGTCTCTGAAGGGTTGATCCGCTCGTGGTGGAACCAGGGCATGCAGTCCGGCCACAAGAACGCGTACGACTGCATCAAGGCGTTCTCGGAAACCGACTTCACCGACGACCTGGGCCGCTTCGACGTGCCGACGCTGATCATCCATGGCGACGACGACCAGATCGTGCCGATCAAGGCCGCTGCATTGCGCTCGGCGAAGCTGATCAAGGGCGCGCAGCTGAAGATCTACCCGGGCGGCGGCCACAGCCTGGGCGACACCGCGAAAGACCAGCTCAACCAGGACCTGCTCGCGTTCCTGAAGAGCTGA
- a CDS encoding alpha/beta hydrolase, with protein MNTVPPAALHAVPSEPRGSAPSRTEEFISGERQLFIRSWRPSGRVRAVLAIVPGFNSHSGHYQWAAAQFTAMGLAVYAVDLRGRGKSTGPRFHVEHFDDYLADVQSLLDVARAREPGLPVFLLGHSAGGVIASAYTLGHQDELAGLICESYAFQVPAPDAVLSLVRWLSGPFPTLRVLKLPNKEFSRIPEVVTALNADPLIANEKQTALTVAQMLVGIDRLKRGFPTLRLPVLIAHGTADKVTVPAGSQVFEDNAGSADKTLLLYKDHAHDLLNDVGRESVVGEFKQWIERHLPPSAALEEERHASAGGIKK; from the coding sequence ATGAACACTGTTCCCCCAGCAGCTTTGCATGCGGTGCCCTCCGAGCCGCGTGGGTCGGCACCGTCGCGCACCGAGGAATTCATCAGCGGCGAGCGCCAGCTCTTCATCCGCAGCTGGCGGCCGAGCGGGCGGGTGCGCGCGGTGCTGGCGATCGTGCCGGGCTTCAATTCCCACAGCGGGCATTACCAGTGGGCCGCCGCGCAGTTCACGGCGATGGGCCTGGCGGTGTATGCGGTAGACCTGCGCGGGCGTGGCAAGTCCACCGGTCCGCGGTTCCATGTGGAGCACTTCGACGACTACCTGGCGGATGTGCAGTCGCTGCTGGACGTGGCGCGTGCGCGTGAGCCGGGGCTGCCGGTGTTCCTGCTGGGGCACAGCGCGGGCGGCGTGATCGCTTCGGCCTACACGCTCGGGCACCAGGACGAACTGGCCGGTCTTATCTGCGAAAGCTACGCCTTCCAGGTGCCCGCGCCGGACGCGGTGTTGTCGCTGGTGCGCTGGCTGAGCGGCCCGTTCCCCACCCTGCGCGTGTTGAAGCTGCCGAACAAGGAGTTCTCTCGCATCCCCGAGGTGGTGACCGCGCTCAACGCGGACCCCCTGATCGCCAACGAAAAGCAGACCGCGCTGACCGTGGCGCAGATGCTGGTCGGCATCGACCGGCTGAAGCGCGGCTTCCCTACGCTGCGGCTACCGGTGCTGATCGCGCATGGCACCGCCGACAAGGTCACCGTGCCGGCAGGCAGCCAGGTGTTCGAGGACAACGCCGGTTCGGCGGACAAGACGCTGCTGCTGTACAAGGACCACGCGCATGACCTGTTGAACGATGTCGGGCGCGAAAGCGTGGTGGGCGAGTTCAAGCAGTGGATCGAGCGGCACCTGCCTCCCAGCGCCGCGTTGGAAGAAGAGCGCCATGCCTCCGCTGGTGGCATCAAAAAGTAA
- a CDS encoding two-component regulator propeller domain-containing protein, which yields MHVTNRPLRGAIRVLLCLALALAALSAQALSPDRALSQLRHDRWTAEDGAPAQIFSIAQTPDGLLWIGSRQGLFRFDGVRFERITQAGGKPLIDDDVLSLLAEPDGSVWVGYFSGGMCRLGGPHPGQYEYQRDDVPLGSVMAFARDVGKRLWAITPGALVWLDPASDTWKTGEAMGFNPAWQPERMFADRDGGIWIGYTHNDSFGIAYLAPHATRFAPYPKAVQIPYFDQAADGTLWAVDYWGARPLVHADPDPRHDRATLSWLDPGFKGGGLRFDRDGVMWLSTEGGIARVREASSLHAPGPGVTLPKPEYFGPAQGLTSEVVWTLFEDREGNVWAGTANGLDRFRDNALAAIALPRRDQSFVMAAGDGGRMLVGNADRGPMWVTPDPAAPNGGRVQELGGPTMGRVSALHRDASGTLWMGSATGWIAKVTATGLERVPLPPELAGDSVVTMIASDRAGGLWVSRLHGGLLRFFNGKWEAQNAKYGMQEGSTPRALAEDSQGRIWSDAGQTIRVFENGRKQDFNQGRPEIGRISALQSYGDTLWMGGARGVSMRANETFHRLLGRDGETFEKTNGIVLLPDGELWLGGRTGLTRVSAAEVLKWRKEPSHAVAFERFGVLDGLRGSSEQSGSRPSILADAQGRIWFATNRGVHWIDPRHIARNPSAAPLAPTLLGVQVDDRAVPLSPYLRLPAGSRDLRVDYTAPALRIPERVRFRYRLDGVDEDWREAGTRRQALYSRLAPGGYRFRVIASDDTGTWSKQEASFNVTVLPAFWQTAWFALAMLALGAVLVWLFVRWRVAVARQRMQRVYRARVGERERIARDLHDTLLQSVQALMLRIESSRRRLATGDTAAAETGLAKALEEAESGLVEGRDRIRELRRDEATGDDLEAAVNTLPALLELPAQVAFKLEVHGRPRRWRQPELGEVYRIVREAFANACRHASATHITVRITYGLLRTTVEIDDDGCGIQDDVLAHGGAEGHWGLPGMRERAALCGGTLDVQALPGGGTRVRLQLPRWRAGGGRRHD from the coding sequence GTGCACGTTACGAACCGGCCCCTGCGTGGCGCCATTCGGGTCCTGCTTTGCCTGGCGCTGGCGCTAGCCGCTCTCTCAGCCCAAGCCTTATCTCCAGACCGCGCGCTTTCCCAGCTCCGCCACGACCGCTGGACCGCCGAAGATGGCGCGCCCGCGCAGATCTTCTCCATCGCCCAGACGCCCGATGGCCTGCTCTGGATCGGTTCCCGCCAGGGCCTGTTCCGCTTCGACGGCGTGCGCTTCGAGCGCATCACCCAGGCGGGTGGCAAGCCGCTGATCGATGACGACGTGCTGAGCCTGTTGGCCGAGCCCGATGGCTCGGTCTGGGTGGGCTACTTCAGCGGCGGAATGTGCCGGCTCGGCGGCCCCCACCCTGGCCAGTACGAGTACCAGCGCGACGATGTGCCGCTCGGCTCGGTGATGGCCTTCGCACGCGATGTCGGCAAGCGGCTCTGGGCGATCACGCCGGGGGCGCTGGTCTGGCTGGACCCGGCCAGCGATACCTGGAAGACCGGGGAGGCGATGGGCTTCAATCCGGCGTGGCAGCCGGAGCGGATGTTCGCTGATCGCGATGGCGGCATCTGGATCGGCTACACGCATAACGACAGCTTCGGTATCGCCTACCTGGCGCCGCACGCTACGCGCTTTGCGCCCTACCCCAAGGCGGTTCAGATCCCCTACTTCGACCAGGCTGCCGACGGCACGCTCTGGGCGGTGGACTACTGGGGCGCACGGCCACTGGTCCATGCCGACCCGGACCCGCGCCATGACCGCGCCACCCTCAGCTGGCTGGACCCTGGCTTCAAAGGCGGCGGCCTGCGCTTCGACCGCGATGGCGTCATGTGGCTCAGTACCGAGGGCGGCATTGCGCGCGTGCGCGAGGCGAGCTCGCTGCATGCGCCCGGGCCCGGCGTGACGCTGCCCAAGCCGGAGTACTTCGGCCCGGCGCAGGGGCTGACCTCCGAAGTGGTGTGGACGCTGTTCGAGGATCGCGAAGGCAATGTCTGGGCGGGCACGGCCAATGGCCTGGACCGCTTCCGCGACAACGCGCTGGCGGCCATCGCACTCCCGCGCCGCGACCAGTCGTTCGTGATGGCGGCGGGCGACGGTGGCCGCATGCTGGTGGGCAACGCGGATCGCGGGCCGATGTGGGTGACGCCGGACCCGGCCGCGCCGAACGGTGGCCGGGTGCAGGAGCTGGGCGGGCCGACGATGGGACGCGTGAGCGCCCTGCATCGCGATGCCAGCGGCACGCTGTGGATGGGCAGCGCGACGGGCTGGATAGCGAAGGTGACCGCCACCGGGCTGGAACGCGTGCCGCTGCCGCCCGAGCTGGCGGGCGACAGCGTGGTGACCATGATCGCCAGCGACCGCGCCGGCGGTCTGTGGGTGAGCCGCCTGCATGGCGGGTTGCTGCGGTTCTTCAATGGTAAATGGGAAGCGCAGAACGCGAAGTACGGCATGCAGGAGGGCTCCACGCCACGCGCCTTGGCTGAAGACTCCCAAGGGCGGATCTGGAGCGATGCGGGCCAGACCATCCGCGTGTTCGAGAACGGCCGCAAGCAGGATTTCAACCAGGGTAGGCCGGAGATCGGCCGCATCTCGGCGTTGCAGAGTTACGGCGACACGTTGTGGATGGGCGGCGCGCGCGGCGTTTCGATGCGCGCCAACGAAACCTTCCACCGGCTGCTCGGCCGGGATGGCGAAACATTCGAGAAGACCAACGGCATCGTGCTGCTGCCCGATGGCGAGCTGTGGCTGGGCGGTCGCACCGGTTTGACCCGCGTATCCGCTGCGGAAGTGCTGAAATGGCGCAAGGAACCTTCGCATGCGGTAGCGTTCGAGCGCTTCGGCGTGCTCGATGGGCTGCGCGGCAGCTCGGAGCAGAGTGGCAGCCGGCCCTCGATCCTGGCCGATGCGCAGGGCCGCATCTGGTTCGCCACCAACCGGGGCGTGCATTGGATCGACCCGCGCCATATCGCGCGCAATCCGTCCGCCGCGCCGTTGGCGCCCACCCTGCTGGGTGTGCAGGTGGACGACCGCGCGGTGCCGCTCTCGCCCTACCTGCGGCTGCCGGCCGGTAGCCGCGACCTGCGCGTGGACTACACCGCACCTGCGTTGCGCATTCCGGAGCGGGTGCGCTTCCGCTACCGGCTGGATGGGGTGGACGAGGACTGGCGCGAGGCCGGCACCCGTCGCCAGGCGCTGTACAGCCGGTTGGCGCCGGGCGGCTACCGGTTCCGGGTGATTGCCAGCGACGACACCGGGACGTGGTCGAAGCAGGAGGCGTCATTCAACGTGACCGTGCTGCCGGCGTTCTGGCAGACCGCGTGGTTCGCGCTGGCGATGTTGGCACTGGGCGCCGTACTGGTGTGGCTGTTCGTGCGTTGGCGGGTGGCGGTAGCACGCCAGCGTATGCAGCGGGTGTACCGGGCGCGGGTAGGCGAGCGCGAGCGCATTGCGCGCGATCTGCACGACACGCTGCTGCAGTCGGTACAGGCGCTGATGCTGCGCATCGAGTCTTCGCGCCGTCGCTTGGCGACTGGCGACACGGCCGCCGCCGAGACCGGGTTGGCCAAGGCACTGGAAGAGGCCGAGTCCGGGCTGGTGGAAGGGCGCGACCGCATACGCGAACTGCGCCGCGATGAGGCCACCGGCGATGACCTGGAAGCGGCAGTGAACACGCTGCCCGCGCTGCTGGAACTGCCCGCGCAGGTGGCGTTCAAGCTGGAAGTGCACGGCCGACCACGCCGCTGGCGCCAGCCTGAACTGGGCGAGGTGTACCGCATCGTACGCGAGGCGTTCGCCAATGCCTGCCGCCATGCCAGCGCCACCCACATCACCGTGCGCATCACCTACGGGCTGCTGCGCACCACGGTCGAGATCGACGACGACGGCTGCGGCATCCAGGACGACGTGCTGGCCCATGGCGGCGCGGAGGGCCACTGGGGCCTGCCCGGCATGCGCGAGCGCGCGGCGCTGTGCGGCGGCACGCTTGACGTGCAGGCGCTGCCCGGCGGCGGTACCCGGGTGCGGCTGCAGCTGCCGCGCTGGCGGGCAGGCGGTGGCCGCCGGCATGACTGA
- a CDS encoding DUF4265 domain-containing protein — MNGSPTAKVLFRVPDGEGGADVETLWAVPLGEDRYQLANSPFYAYDVSWEDIVLAPFSDTEGMPTFESVAVKSGNRTVRIIFDPPVASGNASDAVVQGLVLLGCSYEGANACYLSVNIPATVDLQAVCAYLIRHDVQWEHADPSYNAIYPEG, encoded by the coding sequence TTGAATGGCAGCCCTACAGCCAAGGTCCTCTTCCGCGTGCCCGACGGCGAAGGCGGCGCCGACGTCGAAACGCTGTGGGCTGTTCCGCTTGGCGAAGACCGCTATCAACTGGCCAATTCTCCCTTCTACGCTTACGACGTTTCCTGGGAAGACATCGTGCTCGCGCCCTTCAGCGATACAGAGGGGATGCCGACCTTTGAATCCGTGGCTGTGAAGTCCGGCAACCGCACCGTTCGCATCATATTTGACCCGCCCGTAGCCTCGGGTAACGCGTCCGACGCCGTCGTCCAAGGCCTCGTACTACTGGGTTGCAGCTATGAGGGCGCCAACGCCTGCTATCTGTCCGTGAACATTCCCGCTACGGTGGACCTGCAGGCTGTGTGCGCGTACCTCATCCGCCACGATGTGCAATGGGAGCACGCGGACCCGAGCTACAACGCGATCTATCCGGAGGGCTAG
- a CDS encoding polysaccharide deacetylase family protein, whose amino-acid sequence MAFTIDDLPWQRLGERAEPELDAQHARLIAALKQTGVPVVGFVNEGKLEVNGQLQPARVQMLRDWLGAGFELGNHTYSHVSMHAVPLKEYERDILRGEVILRPLLAENGQTLRWFRHPYLQAGRSPEARAELAAFLRQHDYRIAPVTVDNAEWIWAFAYDQVRDTETDPAAREARLRQLRRGYVPYMLNKLDYYEQRSQQLLGRLPAQVWLMHANALNADIVEELVAATRRRGYRFITLEAALEDPAYLRSEGYNGGAGISWVQRWAMAEKMPKTFYQGEPVVPGWVMKLAGQESE is encoded by the coding sequence ATCGCTTTCACCATCGATGATCTCCCGTGGCAGCGGCTGGGTGAGCGCGCCGAACCGGAGCTTGATGCCCAGCACGCTCGATTGATCGCTGCCCTCAAGCAGACCGGCGTGCCCGTCGTGGGCTTCGTCAATGAAGGCAAACTGGAGGTCAACGGGCAGCTGCAGCCTGCGCGGGTGCAGATGCTTCGCGACTGGCTCGGCGCTGGCTTCGAGCTGGGCAACCACACCTACAGCCACGTCTCCATGCATGCGGTGCCGCTGAAGGAGTACGAGCGGGACATCCTGCGCGGGGAAGTCATCCTGCGACCGCTGCTCGCCGAGAATGGCCAGACCCTACGCTGGTTCCGACACCCTTACCTGCAGGCGGGACGATCACCGGAGGCGCGCGCCGAGCTGGCCGCGTTCCTGCGGCAGCACGACTATCGCATCGCCCCGGTGACCGTCGACAACGCGGAGTGGATCTGGGCGTTCGCCTATGACCAGGTGCGCGATACCGAGACGGACCCCGCAGCGCGTGAAGCGCGACTGCGCCAACTGCGCCGTGGCTATGTCCCCTACATGCTCAACAAGCTGGACTATTACGAGCAGCGCTCCCAGCAGCTGTTGGGCAGGTTGCCGGCGCAGGTATGGCTGATGCATGCCAACGCGCTCAATGCGGATATCGTTGAAGAGCTGGTTGCCGCTACGCGCCGACGGGGGTACCGGTTCATCACTCTTGAAGCTGCGTTGGAGGATCCGGCTTACCTGCGCTCCGAGGGTTACAACGGCGGCGCGGGGATCAGTTGGGTCCAGCGATGGGCGATGGCTGAGAAGATGCCCAAGACGTTCTACCAGGGCGAGCCTGTGGTACCTGGCTGGGTGATGAAGCTTGCTGGGCAGGAGTCGGAGTGA
- a CDS encoding OST-HTH/LOTUS domain-containing protein encodes MIDVNQSEVADAQREVQRLLGRCLLRVQQYEKLLKHLIAEQAISGTPETIHRNMDARRAEAAGLTLGVLVGRLLGDYIQKEGSDAPEEALDQNQGSHFSFRLQVHLPDESYEALKADLRALVTLRNSLVHHFIEQHDIQTLDGCLLAQAELHRSYAEIDRRVEQLRTFADELNHARKEAARLMASPEYIEAAVNGIMPDGKIHWPGAGIVYVLRRAFRELSVDGWANLEVAARWVAEQEPEQTPNKYGCSSWQQAVNESDQFELRNFTHNGQPGRWYRVRPGTR; translated from the coding sequence ATGATTGACGTCAATCAGAGCGAGGTTGCCGACGCCCAGCGCGAAGTGCAGCGACTTCTTGGCCGATGCCTTCTGCGGGTGCAGCAGTACGAGAAATTACTCAAACACCTGATCGCCGAGCAAGCAATTTCGGGCACGCCGGAAACGATTCATCGCAACATGGACGCCCGCAGAGCCGAAGCGGCTGGGTTGACCCTCGGGGTTCTCGTCGGTCGCCTGTTGGGAGATTACATTCAGAAGGAAGGCAGCGATGCGCCTGAGGAGGCTCTGGATCAGAACCAAGGGTCTCACTTCAGTTTCCGATTGCAGGTCCATCTACCAGACGAAAGCTACGAAGCCCTGAAGGCTGATCTGCGCGCATTAGTGACGCTGCGCAACTCGCTTGTGCACCACTTCATTGAGCAGCATGACATTCAGACGCTGGACGGATGCCTGCTCGCCCAAGCCGAACTTCATCGCTCCTATGCGGAGATCGACAGACGGGTCGAGCAACTGCGCACCTTCGCCGACGAGCTGAACCACGCAAGGAAAGAGGCTGCAAGACTGATGGCGTCGCCCGAGTACATCGAAGCAGCAGTCAATGGAATCATGCCGGATGGGAAGATCCACTGGCCTGGAGCGGGAATTGTTTATGTGCTCAGGCGGGCATTCCGGGAGCTGTCCGTCGATGGCTGGGCGAACCTGGAGGTCGCCGCACGCTGGGTGGCCGAGCAGGAGCCGGAACAGACCCCGAACAAGTACGGGTGCTCCAGCTGGCAGCAGGCCGTGAACGAATCCGATCAGTTCGAGCTACGTAACTTCACCCACAACGGACAGCCGGGCAGGTGGTATCGGGTGAGGCCAGGCACGCGATAG
- a CDS encoding HD domain-containing protein, translating into MLDRLAVLDEILECHAGVLGRDYHPYRNHTYRVANFHWCMLPGSLEDLYVLSVAVAFHDLGIWTAGTFDYLAPSEALARQYLEERERPELIELVLAMIREHHRLSRLPRDQDRRIETFRRADWIDVSLGALRFDLHPDDFTRIVRRFPRLGFHLRLVQFSLKHGLRHPLRPLPMLKR; encoded by the coding sequence ATGCTCGACCGTCTTGCGGTACTGGATGAGATTCTGGAATGCCATGCCGGGGTGCTGGGGCGGGACTACCACCCGTACCGCAACCACACCTATCGCGTGGCCAATTTCCACTGGTGCATGCTGCCGGGCTCGCTGGAAGACCTGTACGTGCTGTCGGTGGCGGTGGCCTTCCACGACCTCGGCATCTGGACGGCCGGCACCTTCGACTACCTGGCACCTTCCGAAGCGCTGGCCCGGCAGTACCTTGAGGAGCGTGAGCGCCCCGAGCTCATCGAGCTGGTGCTGGCGATGATCCGTGAACACCACCGCCTCTCGCGCCTGCCGCGCGACCAGGACCGGCGCATCGAAACCTTCCGCCGCGCGGACTGGATAGACGTCTCACTGGGCGCATTGCGCTTCGACCTGCACCCGGACGACTTCACCCGCATCGTGCGGCGCTTCCCGCGCCTCGGCTTCCACCTGCGGCTGGTGCAGTTCTCGTTGAAGCACGGCCTGCGTCATCCGCTGCGGCCGCTGCCGATGCTGAAACGCTAG
- a CDS encoding AraC family transcriptional regulator has protein sequence MDVNSSSTSIDRLSPVLERFRVDATLFHAGPLCGHQTFDAQPGRGFLHVLRRGEMDLLYRDGKQLARTHLCEPTLLLFPRAVHHEFINPPVDGSDFTCATLDFDGGLRNPIVQSLPDVILLPLQAIDGLQATLDLLFAESDRTRCGSRLLANRLFEVVLIQVLRWIIDHPDQAQVSPGMMLGLSDPRLAKALMAVHAAPDAEWTLERMAALAGMSRSAFAAAFKTATGTTPAAYSLDWKLNVATSLLRAGRPVKQVALELGFADAPTFSRAFRRRTGASPREWLNTRGETG, from the coding sequence ATAGATGTCAATTCGTCCAGCACGTCGATTGACCGGCTCAGCCCGGTGCTGGAGCGCTTCCGGGTCGACGCCACCCTGTTCCATGCGGGCCCGCTGTGCGGCCACCAGACCTTCGACGCCCAGCCCGGGCGTGGCTTCCTGCATGTGCTGCGCCGGGGCGAAATGGACCTGCTGTACCGCGACGGCAAGCAGCTGGCGCGTACCCACCTGTGCGAACCCACCCTGCTGCTGTTCCCACGCGCGGTGCACCACGAGTTCATCAACCCGCCGGTGGATGGCTCGGACTTCACCTGCGCGACGCTCGATTTCGACGGCGGCCTGCGCAACCCGATCGTGCAGTCGCTTCCCGATGTGATCCTGCTGCCGTTGCAGGCCATCGATGGATTGCAGGCCACGCTCGACCTGCTGTTCGCCGAATCCGACCGCACCCGCTGCGGTTCTCGCCTGCTCGCCAACCGATTGTTTGAAGTGGTGCTGATCCAGGTGCTGCGCTGGATCATCGACCACCCTGACCAAGCGCAGGTCTCGCCCGGCATGATGCTGGGCCTGTCCGACCCGCGCCTGGCCAAGGCGTTGATGGCGGTGCACGCCGCGCCGGATGCAGAGTGGACGCTGGAGCGCATGGCCGCGCTGGCCGGCATGTCGCGCAGTGCGTTCGCGGCCGCGTTCAAGACCGCCACCGGCACCACGCCGGCGGCGTACTCGCTGGACTGGAAGCTCAACGTGGCCACGTCATTGCTCCGCGCCGGTCGCCCGGTGAAGCAGGTGGCACTGGAGCTGGGCTTTGCCGATGCGCCTACGTTCTCGCGCGCCTTCCGCCGCCGCACCGGTGCCTCGCCGCGCGAGTGGTTGAACACGCGCGGCGAAACGGGCTGA